GTGACATTTCCTGTGGCCTAAATACGATACACCCGCTCCTCCTTTTTCCTAATCCCCATGGTTGTTTCATTGCTTTTATTTAGCATAGTGACCCACTTGCTTGTTTTCCGGCTTATGCTGCGAAAATTGGTATTTGTTTTTCCTGTCttgaaatttcaattaaataaaggccatgaaaacataatatattagaggAAACATTAGTGAGTTGCCTTTGATGCGAAAGGGAGGTTTAGGGGAGAGGGAAATCTGAGCATTCAGTATTAACGCATACTAAACACGATGCAACAGAGAGATTGTTTAAGACAGTGATACCACCTCGTTAAGCCAGCTCGTTAATCCCTAAGTCAAAACTGACAAGGTGATTTATCACACCATGACAttgttaatttacttaatatttaatttaagcatAACATTATATGGTTTGATGGCTGTTTATTTACCTAAACTATAGGTACTTCAGAATTtgtcttttgttatattaagtatattggtCATATAGAAAGAACAAGCGAAATGAAAACATtaagtttagaaataattacaACAGACAGAAATACATACTTCATTGGTTGTAATTGTTGATTTCTTCAACAATTTCTGTCTCCGTCGGTCGCTTgacttcatttttaaaattaataaaacactcAAAATAGATAGCACTACACATGGTATGAGTTTGATAAATACACTGTAAATCCAAAATATGGCCGTTAACAAATCATTGTTATTAGTCATCGCTATGACATACATCGGTTCACTGTTCGCGGGTGCACTGGTGGTGTTGCCCTGCTCCATTGTCATATTATTTGTAGTATCATTCACTACACCTGGCGGACGTTCTTGAATATtcattgcaaaataaattgggAGACATAGTATGGGACAGACGGCATAAGCTAGCATTATAGCTACGTTAGTGTTCTGCTTGTTACACAATGTCCGATTTCTCTGGGGAAACTTGATTGCTATATATCTCCACACGGCAAGCATGATCGTGAGCCATATCGATATTGTGTGGAAAGTCTGGCTGAATATTGAGTGGAAATAGATGAACACCGCCCACCCGTATGAGTTCCTGTTTAACTCCGAGCCAATCTTCGTGTACATATGTAAAGCGAACGGTATATAATCAATCATGACGAGTAAATCGGCAACGGCAAGGCCGGTCAGAATAGAATTAGTAGATGAGGTCATCTCCTTGCGGCTGAGCACAGCTATATTGACGGAATTAGCGGCGGACCCGAACAGACAAAGGAGGACTGCGATGTAACCGTGTGCCTGAACGTACACCCGCTGAAAGGCCTTTCCGCCTTGCAAGCAATACCCATCACCCTCGCCACTTGACATCTTTTCGCTGATCCCACTTATTCACGCTCCCTCACAATTGCGAAGTGCTGATTTTATTGCACAGGAACATCGTTTTGTTTCTGAAAAGAAAAATACGACGTTATTATTCTGAGGAAAAAAATGCGTACTTAAAAATATCAAGTCCTTCATCACCAgcatataaacttatatttattataaatttatgtttttgtgaCTTTTGTTTTACCATGATCACACATTTGCCTATATTTAAGTGCATGTCTTGTCTATAAAAATGTAACCCCTAACCTATAACATTCCAGAAAtagaatattcataaataaaagaagTTCCGATACGTCGATGTTATACGACGATTTATGTTTCTAGACATAGATTTTTTCCAAACAGATGTTCATTTTAACTATAAAGACTGACGAGCTTTGTAAAAAGCAATTGACTCGCCCAATATCTACTTTAGTACAGTAAACGACCTTAGACCGAACAATATAAGTAGTCTTGTATTCCGATAGCCCTGTATTCCACAAAATAGAAGCTTAAATACccaatagttttttttctattgtttcgcatataaaaaatattatcttagcCTGCATATTAAATACATGTCGGTGGAAAAATTACAATACTTCATTAAAACGTCTAGCTTGTTCTCTACGCCACCATTTGTAAAACGCTGAATCatacgtataatattatgttgtaataataataatgatttggAACATCCTCAGCAGATTGGGTAGCAAATGTAAAAAACATGACACACCCGAACGAGTTAAATATGCCTTTACGTCGAAATGTCACTGCTCTCAGTCAACAGGACAGCATTgaggctgcagttttcgaaacgtcgggagaaatataaccgcgataatatccaaatacaagttttatttcaacataaaaaatcattatgcaaacaaggcagttttttaaagtatatgtaCGAGACTATATATACGACTTAGAGACATTCAAAGTAATTAGATTTTCCAATCATtccataaaaatacacaaatacctATTACGAAATAGAACCCTTACTGTTGTAGGTAGTACATTGGTGAATTTAGTGCCCCGAATGTTATTTTCTATTCAGTGTTATGGGTGACGTAAGAAATAGTAGGTGAAATAAACCATGGGTGGGTATGCCAGTAGgccacaaaattaattattgaaattttgtgATAATctattttaacttaatattctAAATAGGAC
This genomic window from Manduca sexta isolate Smith_Timp_Sample1 chromosome 17, JHU_Msex_v1.0, whole genome shotgun sequence contains:
- the LOC115454406 gene encoding sex peptide receptor-like; the encoded protein is MSSGEGDGYCLQGGKAFQRVYVQAHGYIAVLLCLFGSAANSVNIAVLSRKEMTSSTNSILTGLAVADLLVMIDYIPFALHMYTKIGSELNRNSYGWAVFIYFHSIFSQTFHTISIWLTIMLAVWRYIAIKFPQRNRTLCNKQNTNVAIMLAYAVCPILCLPIYFAMNIQERPPGVVNDTTNNMTMEQGNTTSAPANSEPMYVIAMTNNNDLLTAIFWIYSVFIKLIPCVVLSILSVLLILKMKSSDRRRQKLLKKSTITTNEGEKAQLNDEGGGKRGGGRTDRTTRMLVALLGLFLATELPQALFGLLTAIAPHLFQICYYAFGEVMDLMALVGSAVNFVLYCSMSRQFRSTFNRLARKVLPLPQRQGEQVPALKA